In Rickettsia endosymbiont of Lasioglossum villosulum, the DNA window CTATACCACGTAATAATATACCAACATTATCCCCAGCCTCACCACTATCAAGAAGCTTTCTAAACATTTCAACACCGGTACATGTAGAAGTTTGAGTTGCTTTTATTCCAACTATTTCAACAGCTTCACCCACTTTAACTTTACCAGCTTCAATTCTACCTGTTACAACTGTTCCTCTTCCTGAAATAGAGAACACATCCTCGATAGGCATTAAGAAAGGCTTTTCAGTTTCTCTAGTAGGTTGTGGTATATAACTATCTACTGCATCCATTAATTCATGAATAGCTTTCTCACCTTCAGGCTTTCCTTCTAAAGCTTGAAGAGCAGAACCTCTAATTATTGGTATCTCATCACCAGGGAAATCATATTTTGATAATAATTCTCTTACTTCCATTTCCACTAATTCTAGTAGATCAGGATCATCAACCATATCAACTTTGTTTAAGAACACTACCATTTTAGGTACGCCAACTTGCTTTGCTAATAATATATGTTCTCTAGTTTGTGGCATTGGACCATCAGCAGCAGAAACAACTAGTATAGCACCGTCCATTTGAGCAGCACCTGTGATCATGTTCTTTACATAGTCAGCATGTCCTGGGCAGTCTACGTGTGCATAGTGCCTACTCTTAGTCTCATATTCTACGTGAGCAGTTGATATTGTTATACCTCTTTCCTTTTCCTCAGGAGCGGCATCAATTTCATCATATTTTTTAACTTTGATATCTTTATTATCTTTTCCAAGCACCATTGTTATTGCTGCTGTCAAAGAAGTTTTCCCATGATCCACGTGACCGATAGTACCGATATTAACATGCGGTTTGGTTCTTTCAAACTTTGCTTTTGCCATATTTTTACTCTCTTACAATTTTTTAAGTTTAATACAAGTTAATTTAAAGTGCGTTTTTTGCTAAATTTATTTGTCACCACTATATTTAATGGAGCGGGTGATGGGAATCGAACCCACACAGCCAGCTTGGAAGGCTGGAACTCTACCATTGAGCTACACCCGCAACTAACACCAATTTTATTCAGACTTACAATTATACACGATTATATTTTATTTTTAAATATAATTTATAATATAAAATGATAAGTTTAAAAAATGATATGCTTCCCTGAACCATTCAAGTGGTGGAGGGAGAAGGATTCGAACCTTCGAACGCTTACGCGGGCAGATTTACAGTCTGCTGCCATTGACCACTCGACCACCCCTCCTAAAGAACTTTACTGTATTAAATAGACTAATTCACTTTAAAAGACAATATAAATTAGTATTAGGACTTAATAA includes these proteins:
- the tuf gene encoding elongation factor Tu yields the protein MAKAKFERTKPHVNIGTIGHVDHGKTSLTAAITMVLGKDNKDIKVKKYDEIDAAPEEKERGITISTAHVEYETKSRHYAHVDCPGHADYVKNMITGAAQMDGAILVVSAADGPMPQTREHILLAKQVGVPKMVVFLNKVDMVDDPDLLELVEMEVRELLSKYDFPGDEIPIIRGSALQALEGKPEGEKAIHELMDAVDSYIPQPTRETEKPFLMPIEDVFSISGRGTVVTGRIEAGKVKVGEAVEIVGIKATQTSTCTGVEMFRKLLDSGEAGDNVGILLRGIDREAVQRGQVLAKPGSITPHDEFEAEVYVLSKDEGGRHTPFTNNYRPQFYFRTTDVTGTIELPADKQMVMPGDNATFKVKLISPIAMQQGLKFSIREGGRTVGAGVVSKVIN